From the genome of Halomonas sp. MCCC 1A13316, one region includes:
- a CDS encoding Lrp/AsnC ligand binding domain-containing protein → MKTKTRSLDRIDLKILRCLQDNARISYVDLAAQVGLSTTPCLERVKRLEKSGVIRGYKAILNPRALKANLLVFVEISLETQSPAVFDEFRRAVSRLPQIQECHLVSGQFDYILKCRIPEMSAYRQLLGDVVLTLPGVKESKSYVVMEEVKEEFSLYVPDIEELEDK, encoded by the coding sequence ATGAAAACCAAGACCCGCTCGCTCGACCGTATCGATCTCAAGATCCTGCGCTGCCTGCAGGACAATGCCCGTATCTCCTACGTCGACCTGGCCGCTCAGGTCGGACTTTCCACCACGCCGTGCCTGGAGCGCGTCAAGCGCCTCGAGAAGTCCGGCGTCATTCGCGGCTACAAGGCGATTCTCAACCCGCGCGCGCTCAAGGCCAACCTGCTGGTGTTCGTCGAGATCAGCCTCGAGACGCAATCGCCGGCTGTGTTCGACGAGTTTCGGCGTGCCGTGTCTCGCCTGCCGCAGATTCAGGAGTGCCACCTGGTCTCGGGGCAGTTCGACTACATTCTCAAGTGCCGGATTCCCGAGATGTCCGCCTACCGTCAGCTGCTCGGCGACGTGGTGCTGACCCTTCCCGGCGTCAAGGAGTCGAAGAGCTACGTGGTGATGGAGGAGGTCAAGGAGGAGTTCTCGCTCTACGTACCCGATATCGAGGAGCTCGAGGACAAGTAA
- the prmC gene encoding peptide chain release factor N(5)-glutamine methyltransferase encodes MRLDALLARAAERLARSGSASPRLDAEVLLGHVLGVDRTWLYTWGDRTVPTYSWARFEALVAARAAGHPVAYLTGEREFWGLALATSRHTLIPRPDTETLVEVLLELAHEAAGRLLDLGSGTGAIALAFASERPGWEALGIDRVAEAVTLAESNARRLGIANASFSLSDWFAALADERFTLIAANPPYIDAQDPHLAMGDVRFEPSSALVAAEAGMADLRHLVEGSMAHLLPGGWLALEHGHDQAAAVRSLLEDSGYTSVASRRDLGGRERVTFGQCPRQR; translated from the coding sequence ATGCGTCTCGATGCCTTGCTGGCGCGGGCGGCCGAGCGTTTGGCCCGGTCGGGTTCGGCCAGTCCGCGGCTCGATGCCGAGGTGCTGCTCGGCCATGTGCTGGGCGTCGATCGCACCTGGCTCTATACCTGGGGCGACAGAACGGTGCCAACGTACTCGTGGGCCCGCTTCGAGGCCCTGGTGGCTGCCCGCGCGGCGGGCCATCCCGTGGCCTACCTGACCGGCGAGCGGGAGTTCTGGGGGCTCGCCCTGGCTACCTCGCGGCATACCTTGATCCCTCGGCCCGATACCGAAACCCTGGTGGAAGTGCTGCTCGAGCTGGCGCATGAGGCGGCAGGCCGCCTGCTCGATCTGGGCAGCGGTACCGGCGCCATTGCGTTGGCCTTCGCCAGCGAGCGCCCCGGCTGGGAAGCGCTCGGCATCGACCGGGTAGCCGAGGCGGTGACGCTGGCCGAGTCCAATGCGCGTCGGCTGGGCATCGCCAACGCGAGCTTTTCGTTGAGCGACTGGTTTGCCGCCTTGGCCGACGAGCGCTTCACCCTGATCGCGGCCAATCCGCCCTACATCGATGCGCAGGACCCGCACCTGGCGATGGGTGACGTACGTTTCGAGCCCAGCAGCGCACTGGTCGCGGCGGAGGCCGGGATGGCAGATCTGCGTCACCTCGTCGAGGGGAGCATGGCCCATCTGCTGCCGGGAGGCTGGCTTGCCCTGGAGCACGGCCACGACCAGGCGGCTGCCGTACGCAGTCTGCTGGAGGACAGCGGTTATACCTCAGTGGCCAGTCGGCGCGACCTCGGGGGGCGGGAGCGGGTCACCTTTGGCCAGTGTCCTCGGCAGCGTTGA
- the prfA gene encoding peptide chain release factor 1 — protein sequence MKATLRQRLDGFVERFEELAALLAEPEVISDQPRFRDYSREYAELEHLVEAWRDYRAIENELEDAAQLADDSDAEMRELVQMELEEGRERLAELEVRLKQLLVPRDPDDGRNVFLEIRAGTGGDEAALFAGDLFRMYSRYAEKQGWKVEVISASHGEQGGYKELISRIKGDGVYARLKFESGAHRVQRVPATESQGRIHTSACTVAVMPEADAVGDVDINPADLRVDTFRSSGAGGQHVNTTDSAIRITHLPSGVVVECQEERSQHKNRAKAMSLLAARLKQSAVEGRQREQADTRRSLVGSGDRSERIRTYNFPQGRLTDHRINLTLYKLGEVMAGELDEVLDPLIHEHQADQLAALQQEA from the coding sequence ATGAAAGCGACCCTGCGCCAGCGTCTCGATGGCTTCGTCGAACGCTTCGAGGAGCTCGCCGCCCTGCTGGCGGAGCCCGAGGTGATCAGCGATCAGCCTCGCTTCCGCGACTACTCCCGTGAATATGCCGAGCTCGAACACCTGGTCGAGGCCTGGCGTGACTATCGGGCGATCGAAAACGAACTGGAGGATGCCGCTCAACTGGCCGATGACAGCGACGCCGAGATGCGCGAGCTGGTCCAGATGGAGCTGGAGGAGGGGCGGGAGCGTCTGGCGGAGCTGGAGGTGCGGCTCAAGCAGTTACTGGTGCCGCGCGACCCCGACGACGGCCGCAACGTCTTCCTCGAGATTCGCGCCGGCACCGGCGGCGATGAAGCGGCACTATTCGCCGGCGACCTGTTCCGCATGTACTCCCGCTATGCCGAGAAGCAGGGCTGGAAGGTCGAAGTGATCAGCGCCAGCCATGGCGAGCAGGGCGGTTACAAGGAGCTCATCTCACGGATAAAGGGCGACGGGGTCTATGCCCGGCTGAAATTCGAATCGGGCGCACACCGCGTGCAGCGGGTGCCAGCCACCGAATCCCAAGGGCGTATCCATACTTCCGCCTGTACCGTGGCGGTCATGCCGGAAGCCGATGCGGTGGGCGACGTCGACATCAATCCCGCCGATCTGCGGGTGGATACCTTTCGCTCCAGTGGCGCCGGTGGTCAGCACGTCAACACCACCGATTCGGCGATTCGCATCACTCACCTGCCCAGCGGCGTGGTAGTCGAGTGCCAGGAGGAGCGCAGCCAACACAAGAATCGGGCCAAGGCGATGTCGCTGCTGGCGGCCCGGCTCAAGCAGAGTGCCGTGGAGGGACGTCAGCGCGAGCAGGCCGATACGCGGCGCAGCCTGGTCGGCTCGGGGGATCGCAGCGAGCGTATCCGGACCTATAACTTCCCCCAGGGCCGGCTCACCGATCACCGCATCAATCTCACCCTCTACAAGCTCGGTGAGGTCATGGCCGGCGAGCTCGACGAGGTCCTCGATCCGTTGATTCACGAGCATCAGGCCGACCAGCTCGCGGCGCTGCAGCAGGAAGCCTGA
- the hemA gene encoding glutamyl-tRNA reductase, with amino-acid sequence MTLLALGINHRTATVAVRERVAFTPAQLESALVELRGLPEVHEAAVLSTCNRTELYCVTEPSGERIILDWLGRFHGLALDELTPCAYHYLDNDAARHLMRVAVGLDSMVLGEPQILGQLKEAYQSARQASGLGGELELLFQHTFAVAKQVRTRTGIGQNPVSVAYAAVSLASRIFDDFGRSRALLIGAGETIELVARHLREAGVRNMIVANRTRERAEVLASEFNAEAISLNEIPDALARADIVISSTAAPLPILGKGMAERALKKRRHRPIFMVDIAVPRDIEPEVGDLDDIFLYTVDDLNEVIQENRRHRQAAADQAESLIEHGVHVWLHERRIRSSGELIRRYRDQAAELREYSERQALARLARGEDPEEVLRLLAHQLTNRLLHRPTVALREASGGERRDLLTAAEALLLDSTSTKP; translated from the coding sequence ATGACGCTTCTTGCCCTTGGAATCAACCACAGGACGGCCACCGTCGCGGTGCGCGAACGGGTCGCCTTTACACCCGCGCAACTGGAGTCGGCGCTGGTCGAACTGCGTGGGCTGCCGGAGGTGCACGAAGCGGCGGTGCTCTCGACCTGCAATCGCACTGAGCTCTATTGCGTGACCGAGCCGAGCGGTGAGCGCATCATCCTCGACTGGCTGGGTCGTTTCCACGGGCTGGCGCTCGATGAGCTGACGCCCTGCGCCTATCACTATCTGGACAACGATGCCGCACGTCATCTAATGCGCGTTGCGGTGGGGCTGGACTCGATGGTGCTGGGTGAGCCGCAGATACTAGGCCAGCTCAAGGAGGCCTACCAGTCGGCACGCCAAGCGAGCGGGTTGGGCGGTGAGCTGGAGCTGCTGTTCCAGCATACGTTCGCGGTGGCCAAGCAGGTGCGTACACGCACCGGCATCGGTCAGAACCCGGTTTCGGTGGCTTACGCCGCCGTGAGCCTGGCCAGTCGAATCTTCGATGACTTCGGCCGCTCGCGGGCGCTGCTGATCGGCGCGGGGGAAACCATTGAGTTGGTGGCGCGGCACCTGCGCGAGGCCGGCGTGCGAAATATGATCGTGGCCAACCGCACGCGTGAGCGTGCCGAGGTGCTGGCCAGCGAATTCAATGCCGAGGCGATCTCGCTCAACGAGATTCCCGACGCCCTGGCCCGCGCGGACATCGTCATTTCCTCCACCGCCGCACCGCTCCCGATCTTGGGCAAGGGCATGGCCGAGCGGGCGCTGAAGAAACGCCGCCATCGGCCGATCTTCATGGTCGACATTGCCGTGCCGCGCGACATCGAGCCCGAGGTCGGCGACCTGGACGATATCTTTCTCTATACGGTCGACGACCTCAACGAGGTGATCCAGGAGAACCGACGCCATCGCCAGGCGGCCGCCGACCAGGCGGAATCGCTGATCGAACATGGCGTACATGTCTGGCTGCACGAACGGCGCATCCGCAGCAGTGGAGAGTTGATTCGCCGCTACCGCGACCAGGCGGCCGAATTGCGCGAGTATTCCGAGCGCCAGGCATTGGCAAGGCTGGCACGAGGCGAGGACCCCGAGGAGGTGCTTCGTCTGCTGGCCCACCAGCTCACCAATCGCCTGCTGCATCGGCCCACGGTGGCCCTGCGCGAGGCATCCGGGGGAGAGCGGCGCGATCTGCTCACCGCCGCCGAGGCCCTGCTGCTGGATTCCACATCAACGAAACCCTGA